The Bacteroidota bacterium genome contains the following window.
GAGGGAGACGATGCGCATGAACTGCTTCTCGCGCAGCTCGCGGGCGACGGGGCCGAAGATGCGGGTCCCGCGCGGCTCGTCGGCGTCGTTGAGGAGGACGGCGGCGTTCTCGTCGAAGCGGATGTAGGAGCCGTCCTTGCGGCGGTACTCCTTCTTCGTGCGGACGACGACAGCGTGGGAGACTTCGCCTTTCTTGACGTTGCCGCCGGGGACCGCGCTCTTGACCGAGACGACGATCTTGTCGCCGATGCGGGCGTAGCGCCGGCCGCTGCCGCCGAGGACGCGGATGCAGAGGACCTCTTTGGCCCCCGAGTTGTCCGCCACCGCGAGTCTGGATTCTTGCTGGATCATGTCTGTTGGGA
Protein-coding sequences here:
- the rplN gene encoding 50S ribosomal protein L14 — protein: MIQQESRLAVADNSGAKEVLCIRVLGGSGRRYARIGDKIVVSVKSAVPGGNVKKGEVSHAVVVRTKKEYRRKDGSYIRFDENAAVLLNDADEPRGTRIFGPVARELREKQFMRIVSLAPEVL